A window of Nicotiana sylvestris chromosome 8, ASM39365v2, whole genome shotgun sequence genomic DNA:
GAAGCAATAACATCCTACTTTAAGTTCGAGAACATGTGGCTACAGCAAGATGGGTTCATTGATATGATAAAGGATGGTGGCAGAACTACATGATTGGTGGCTCGCCTGATTTTATTTTCGTCTAAAAATTGAGGAACCTGAAAAAGGATATAAGCAAATGGAACAGAGAGTTTATGGAAGAATGGATGATAGAAGAGGAAAATCACTTGATGAACTTTTAGTCCTAGAGCAGGCTATAGAAAATAGAGTCTACACAATCTGAAAGGCAAAGGATTCTGAGTTTGAAATTGGAGCTGCAGAACTTAGCCAAAGCTGAAGAGATTTCATGGAGACAAAAGTCTAGATGCTGGTGGATCAAAGAGGGAGACAGAAACACTAAATACTTCCAAAAATTGGCCAATTCAAATAAAGACACTACACTATAGACAAGCTTAAGGTGGGCAGTGAAGTAATTGATGACAAGGAGTTGATCAAGGAAGAAATCCTAAATTACTACCAGAACTTGTATACTGAAAATGAAGTTTAGAGACCTACAACCAATTTTGAGAAAGTGGCCAAAATTTCAGTAATTGACAACGAAATGTTAGAAGCAGTTTTCGACGAAGAAGAAGTCCATGTTGTTATCCAGTCTTGTGCCCCAGATAAAGCTCCAGGTCTAGATGGGTTTACCATGGCGTTCTTTCAAAAAGCATGGGACTTTATCAAGCCATAAGTATTGGGGGCTCTCAACCACTTCCACCATAACTGCCAAATGATTAAATCATGCAATGCTTCATTCATTGCACTAATTCCCAAGAAGAAAGGAGCCATGGAGTTGATAGATTATAAACCAATTAGACTCACAGGAAGTGTGCACAAAATTATCTCGAAGCTTCTAGCAGAGAGACTGAAGAAGTTTATTGGAAAGCTGGTCTCAACCCACCAAAATGCCTTCATAAAACATAGGCAAATCACAAACGCATTACTGATTGCCAATGAAACCCTTGATTGGAGGATTAAAAGTCGTGAACCTGGTGTGATGTGCAAGCTTGACATAGAAAAGGCATTTGACCAGCTAAACTGGTCCTATCTCATCTTTATTATTAGGATAATGGGATTCGGAGACAAATTTATAAGATGGATCATATTCAGCATCTTAACTGTGAAATACTCCGTGATAGTCTATAGGGGTCCAGTGGATTTCTTCTCTCCTCAAAAAGGGATAAGGCAAGGAGATCCcctctccctttttttttcattatagCAATGGAAGGACGGAGCAAAATGCTGGATAAGGCCAATCAGTTACAGTGGATTAAGGGCTTCAATGTGGATACTAATATCGGGAACTCGATCACAATGTCACATTTGCTATATGCTGATGATACACTAATCTTTTGTCAGCCTGTTACATCACAACTACTGTATCTGAATTTGACACTTCTCCTCTTTGAAGCACTATCAGGTTTACATATCACCGTGTTGAAAAGTATCATGTACCTAGTTAATGATGTGCCTAACCTAGAAGAACTGTCCAACATTATGGGTTGTACAATTGGGTCACTCCCTACCACGTATCTAGGTCTCTTCCTTGGTGCCAGatacaagaacactgaaatctgGAATGGGATCATTAGAAAGTTTGAAAAGGCTGCAGTATCTTTCCATGGGAGGGAGACTAACTCTCATCAATAGTGTCCTTGATAGTATCCCACTCCCACTTACTACATGTCATTATTTCCCATCCATATCAAGGTACTTAAGAAGTTAGACAAGATCAGGAGAGACTTTCTCTGGGAAGTAAACAACAGCTCCCACAAATACCATCTCGTCAAGTGTTCCAAAGTCACACAATCAAAATGCAATAGAGGTCTGGGTATTAGAGATTTGGCCTTACACAACAAAAGTTTGTTTATGAAATGACTATGGAGGTTCGGTGCAAATGAGTTAAGCCTTTGGAAAGAAGTAATTGTTGCTAAACATGGTAGAAGGGACAACTAGAGAACAAACACATCTATGTCATCTCATAGGGTAGGTCTTTGGCAGCAGATCAACAAGTTGGGAAATGAATTCTTTGAGAAAGTATCTTTCAAGGATGGGAATGGTTTGAACATTAGTTTCTGGAAGGATAAATGGTTAAACAATATTCCACTCATGGAGATATACCCAAATTTATTCCAGATTGCCCAAGATAAAAATTCCTCTATTGCTCAAAACAGATGTGGGAACAGTTGGTGTATGCGGCAAAAttagagggtccaatttcttgctGTTAAGTCACTTCGGAAGAACACCTCGAGGCCTCGAGGACGCGAAGCTGTGACTGAGTTTCCTCCTTCGAAGCTCGTCAAGGTCCGACCCGAAGAGAATATTGATCAAGGCTAGAGTAAAATAGGGGATTCCATaggcacgcggctaagtctgacaaagtcgGTCTGCCCGGAGCCTGTATCAAGGTGTCgcatctagccgtcccatctccatatctttataattaatgcatttttatACTATGttggatttcccctcctatataaagggaatcctcatcactttgtaaggggctgatgttgctccaactattctacactaTTAGTTCGTATGGATCCACCAAAAattatagagtacctggtcctctacaagattctgctGAGAGCACATaataaaacagtaagtaaatgaggcagaggatttttacgtggaaaaatcccacacaaggggataaaaaaaccacgacctacacctgtaggcttttaacttcactaacttgtaatcttacatattacaagccactttacaataattcctattgcaaaggatttacttaactaacttgtggtacctttaccacaagcaactttgtgactatcctagttacaaaggctttttctatcttgtgatgctatcaccacaagccactttgtaactctacgattacaaagactttttctcatgactaaatctagtcacaacataaactcaacgtgtttacggatttacaagaggattcctaatcagaaTGCTTCTAGGTAAGcggtttaggagatacaataagtacaacaacaaggttacaactcaactaggataGCGACAATCTATCTTTTAGGAACTTGTCCGTAGTggcgttcaaccttgttcttcaggtTTGTGAGGATGATTTCTCTATTTTTGCAAGAGGCTTGGATGAGAAATAGAACCCTTCTAGTGATATTTTTGTATAAAGCTCATtgggtacatcttgatcacatcacttgaaatgatgtgagtactttgtttagttagagaatgagtgggctgaTAGTGtagtgcagtgcggcagaaacagtgTCGTCGGTCACTTCATTTCCatctgtgtccaattgactttgtactgccgTGAGGAACCCACAAGagcatcaggtccttgtttggttcctagctcctgaagctgtagcagttcaTCTTTAGCTGGAATCCATTAAAGTTTGCAgcaatccaagtaggtcaggttccctatctggttcttaatagtaagtttgttagatcatcaaaacataaggcaagagtatttaaaatctatcatacacaaaatatacaagaactaTTTATTCTCTATCTAACACATTCTCTCGATATTGTTGCTATTGCTTATTACTTCCACACTTGTTCCTCATTTATCgcttgttattggccataaagagtctCCCTTGAtgatatcctaactgttagcacTTCCTtgattacccccgatagctcgagcccgagcccagatatcgacctcgaggcccctcatcggtcagtctGAGGCCCGAAAAgctagcccctcggtttgattattacTCTGATTTTAGTTCGTATTTCGCCGTTatgcttcacatatctagcatcaagtGCTtaaaaaactagcataaaaatagatcacatatttttagaatcccattaacaaatttaattgtcattaccattttcacggtaaacagtttggcacctaccgtggggctaaaaataatagtggttattttcttgttggtttcagtacacaacgcaagttatatttcacactttttcttgtccaagatcttcgatttcaggtcaaaatgtctagcttagtgaacagagttgagaatgacaacctcgaaaaccatggAGAAAATGGGGTGGCTGTTCCAGTCGTTGGCGCACCACCACAGAACCCCGATAAAGTACCAGGGCCGATTCTAGCAGACGCGGATTCACAGGACGCgcagcaggtcgacgaaacctcacgtACTGACAGAAGCATACAATATGGTGGCCAACAGGAAGCCCAAGAAACCCCATCTCGGGAaacacaggaagttagtcttcaagttatttttgaaatgttgcaggcacaacagttggctatcgcttaGCTGCAAAGCCACCCGAAAACACCCAGCACAGTAGCACCAGAAACTACTCCCCGACCGAACAGGTACcggaaagatcaagcaacaacggatcaGTAGCCGATCATGCCATCGTAAATATGCTGgaagacctcaccaaaaggatcgagtcgggcgagaaAGTTATAGCAGCCAATGACAAGAATGTCGAAACCTATAACTTCAGGGTCGACCAAACCCCGGGCACACCCCCAGTCCTaaagggtgtagattcgaagaagttcgtacaacggccattcctagaggaagcggctccgaagcccattccaaagaagctcagaatgccagaactcccaaaatataaCGAGACCTCAGATCCAAACGAACATgtcactgcctatacgtgcgcaataaagggcaacgacataaaagacgacgagatcgagtacGTCTTATTGAAGAAGTACGGGgaaacgctctcgaagggggccatgatgtggtatcacaacctaaatcccaactccatagattcattcaccACGCTAGCGGACTCCTCCATAAAGGCATACATCGGTGCAATCAAATTAATAATGAAGAAGTCTGACGTACTCGAGATGGAGCAGGGGGAGAATGAAATGATACAAGAATTCATATCTCGCTTCCAAACGGAACGAATGAAACTACCCCTGGTTTCCGACGATTGGGTGGGGCAGGCtttcacccaaggcctgaacgaacaAAGCTCAGTGGCCTCAAGgaagctgaaagagaatctgattGAGTATCCTGCTGCAACCTGGTCGGATGTCTacaaccggtaccagtcaaagatcagggtcgagggcGACCAGCTGGGATCaccctcgggcttagtatatcTGAGTAGACTCCGGGTGAAGGAGTCAAAACCAAACAGGGAGGGGTATCAGTCGTACCCCGAAGACAGGAGGAACGCCCCAAGACGCAACACACCTCGCAACGACTGATTGGTAAACCGAGgacagaaccctcggggactcGTCAACAAAGGCAGATTTGATGGGGGCACGAGACCAACGAGGGCACCTCGCCTATCAGGCAAACCGGACATCATGTTCATCTTCAGCAAAACCAGGGACATCGAATGGCCCAGGCCTATTCAGTCGGGTCCTTCCCAAAGGAACCACAACTTAGTATGTGCACTTCATAATATGCATGGCCATAAAACCAAAGATTGCCACCAGCTCTGAAAGGAAATAGCCAGGCTACTTGATAAACATCACCGCCGAGAAATTTTTAGCGATCGGGCTAAAAACCAATTTCGAGAAAGAGAAGCAACCAAGAAGAACGAAGGAAATGAATCACGGCACATTATCCATGTGATATTAGAAGAGTGTCGACACTCACCAGGAACCCACGACGAGAAGTATAGAAATATCCATTACTAGAGAAAGACGAACTCGGGGATACGTACCCGAAGATGCCCTCCCGTACAGCGAGGAAGACTCCAAGACCTTTCCCCAACCTCATAACAACACACTAGTAACCTCTCTTTTCATTTATTCATTTCGAATAAAACATGTGCTCGtgaatccaggtagctcgaccaatagAGCAGCCCGAACTGCtagaccaaatcgtgcccgcctctcAAATCCTTAACAGATTCAACATGGAGATCAAAATAATGAAAGGGGGAAACCACTCTCCCAGTCAGTGTGGCCGACGCGGCCCAAAACGCCAATACTCCATGTCGTTGAAGGAGACATGAAACATTATGCCTTATCCGGATGACCAAGGATACACTACATGAGGATGACACCGTCCACCCTCCACCAAATGGTGAAATTTTCGACGGAGGATGGGGTTAAAACCGTCTATGAGGAACAACCGCGGCAAGGGAAGCATTCGCGTTACGTAACGTAGCGCCGGCACCAATATCTCTATCTTTGAAAAAGTCAAAGGACAATCGAACTACGTCCTCGgctaagcccgattaaacacagtGGAGGGTCGTACCGAGTCCTCGCTCCAAACAATAGGGACACATCAGACCTCGGAACATCACTGGCGCGCCCCACGATACGGTAAGATCACCTCCCTCTTTcattattttacactaacccatATACAGGCGCCCGATCAGGGCGGTCGAAAGTGTTAACCCAACCCGAAGATCTCAAGGCCTTAAtggcatccgttgcactcttttctttcggCCAACCTTTTGTCTTAGAAAGGGTTTAGTCGGCAGGGTTTTTCACGAGGCAACGTTCACACGTTACctaaggaggatccgacaagcGTACAGGC
This region includes:
- the LOC138874457 gene encoding uncharacterized protein translates to MLEDLTKRIESGEKVIAANDKNVETYNFRVDQTPGTPPVLKGVDSKKFVQRPFLEEAAPKPIPKKLRMPELPKYNETSDPNEHVTAYTCAIKGNDIKDDEIEYVLLKKYGETLSKGAMMWYHNLNPNSIDSFTTLADSSIKAYIGAIKLIMKKSDVLEMEQGENEMIQEFISRFQTERMKLPLVSDDWVGQAFTQGLNEQSSVASRKLKENLIEYPAATWSDVYNRYQSKIRVEGDQLGSPSGLVYLSRLRVKESKPNREGYQSYPEDRRNAPRRNTPRND